CTCCAAGATTTTATTTGTTGCACTTATCTCCCCTTTTACAAGGCTTATCTCCTTTTCGGCAAGCCCTAATCTCTCCAGCATCCTTTCTAATACCTTATTTGTTGCACTTATCTCCCCTTTTACAAGGCTTATCTCCTTATGAACCTCAATAAACCTTCTATCCATTTCCCTATATAATTCCTCAAACCTTTTATTTATTTCCTCAAACCTTTTATTTACTTCCTCAAACCGCAGATTCATTTCCTGCCTAAGCTCCCTTAGCTCTGGCACCAGGACATCAACCATTGCCTTTCTAAATGCCTCTGTAAGCTCTTTTACTCCCATTTCAATGCTCCTTTAAACCCTGCGTATATCAAGCCAATCAAAAGAATAGCGATGAAAATAAGCATTTCAACAAGCAAGATAAGGGAAGGAACCTGTGAATTGCGGAATATACACGCCCAGGGGAGGATAAAAACAACCTCTACATCAAAAATAAGAAATATAAGGCCATAGAGGTAATATTTTGTGTCGTATTGGATATAAGCAGAGCCAATAGGTTTTTCTCCGCATTCATAGGAAGAAAATCCCTCCTTGCTTTCTCTTTTTGGTTTTAAAAACCAATTTAGAAAAAGAGCCCCTCCTCCAAATACAAGACCTACTAAGAGAAAAAAAAGAATCCAGATATAAGCATTCATAATTCAGAAACCCATACATTTCCACAAGAGGGGCATCTTGTTGGACTGTC
The nucleotide sequence above comes from bacterium. Encoded proteins:
- a CDS encoding NADH-quinone oxidoreductase subunit A; this encodes MNAYIWILFFLLVGLVFGGGALFLNWFLKPKRESKEGFSSYECGEKPIGSAYIQYDTKYYLYGLIFLIFDVEVVFILPWACIFRNSQVPSLILLVEMLIFIAILLIGLIYAGFKGALKWE